In a single window of the Nocardiopsis composta genome:
- a CDS encoding maleylpyruvate isomerase family mycothiol-dependent enzyme, translated as MDRTETVAALDAEIRELTGTLQGLTGKEARRPTRCAPWDVAALAEHTVGAVHRPALMLDGVAPARAEVSALGYYSPDVRFSDRVNRERVDSAMQAAALRTDPGETGRALEAAWLEVEPRLLAAPAGRTVLTRHGDAMLLDDFLVTRVVELLLHGLDLADALEREPWATPEALAIVQRLLFGDADPGPLGTAGLTGLDAVRAATGRTLPGRPGPETLDGAAVNFLALG; from the coding sequence ATGGACCGCACCGAGACCGTCGCAGCGCTGGACGCCGAGATCCGCGAGCTGACCGGGACCCTGCAGGGGCTGACCGGGAAGGAGGCGCGGCGGCCGACCCGGTGCGCCCCCTGGGACGTCGCCGCCCTGGCCGAGCACACCGTGGGCGCGGTGCACCGGCCGGCCCTGATGCTGGACGGTGTGGCCCCGGCCCGCGCCGAGGTCTCCGCGCTCGGTTACTACTCCCCCGACGTGCGGTTCTCCGATCGGGTGAACCGGGAGCGGGTGGACAGCGCGATGCAGGCGGCCGCCCTGCGCACCGACCCCGGGGAGACCGGGCGGGCCCTGGAGGCGGCCTGGCTGGAGGTGGAGCCGCGGCTGCTCGCCGCCCCGGCCGGGCGCACCGTGCTCACCCGGCACGGCGACGCCATGCTGCTGGACGACTTCCTGGTGACCCGGGTCGTGGAGCTGCTGCTGCACGGCCTGGACCTGGCCGACGCGCTGGAGCGCGAACCCTGGGCCACCCCCGAGGCGCTGGCGATCGTGCAGCGCCTGCTGTTCGGCGACGCCGACCCCGGACCGCTCGGCACGGCCGGGCTGACCGGCCTGGACGCGGTGCGCGCCGCCACCGGCCGCACCCTGCCCGGCCGCCCCGGCCCAGAGACCCTGGACGGCGCGGCGGTCAACTTCCTGGCCCTGGGCTGA
- a CDS encoding isocitrate lyase/PEP mutase family protein — MPITEESAARARRLRELHRPGDPLVLVNVWDAASARVVAAAPGTAALATASWSIAAARGSADGERLPLGEMLDGIARVAAAVDLPVTADLERGYGATPADVGASVTRALEAGAVGCNIEDGLPEWGPAGPLRPLEEQLERLRAVREAGERAGVPLVLNARTDALAEGLPVREAVRRGRAFLDAGADCVFALGAETVPVVEELVEALDGRVSVLATTGGPSLPELAAAGVARVSMGPGPMGAAYAALRRLAEDAAAGRPLPTDLAFRPS; from the coding sequence GTGCCGATCACCGAAGAGTCCGCCGCCCGGGCCCGGCGGCTGCGCGAACTGCACCGGCCGGGCGACCCGCTGGTCCTGGTCAACGTCTGGGACGCGGCGAGCGCCCGGGTCGTGGCCGCGGCCCCCGGGACCGCGGCGCTGGCCACCGCGAGCTGGTCGATCGCCGCCGCGCGCGGGTCCGCCGACGGCGAGCGCCTGCCGCTGGGGGAGATGCTGGACGGCATCGCCCGGGTGGCCGCCGCGGTCGACCTGCCGGTCACCGCCGACCTGGAGCGCGGGTACGGCGCGACCCCGGCCGACGTCGGGGCGAGCGTCACCCGGGCGCTGGAGGCCGGCGCGGTCGGCTGCAACATCGAGGACGGCCTGCCCGAATGGGGCCCGGCGGGGCCGCTCCGCCCGCTGGAGGAGCAGCTGGAGCGGCTGCGGGCGGTGCGCGAGGCGGGCGAGCGGGCCGGCGTCCCGCTGGTGCTCAACGCCCGGACCGACGCGCTCGCCGAAGGACTCCCGGTCCGGGAGGCGGTCCGCCGCGGCCGGGCCTTCCTGGACGCCGGCGCCGACTGCGTGTTCGCGCTCGGCGCGGAGACGGTCCCGGTCGTGGAGGAGCTGGTGGAGGCGCTGGACGGCCGGGTCTCGGTGCTGGCGACGACCGGCGGTCCGTCGCTGCCGGAGCTCGCCGCGGCCGGTGTGGCCCGGGTCAGCATGGGGCCGGGGCCGATGGGCGCGGCCTACGCCGCGCTGCGCCGCCTGGCCGAGGACGCCGCCGCGGGCCGCCCGCTCCCCACCGACCTGGCCTTCCGCCCGTCCTGA
- a CDS encoding response regulator transcription factor, with amino-acid sequence MIRLLIADDEGLLRGALAALLELEADLTVVAEAATTTEAVRLAAEHRPDIAVLDLEMPPADGLQAAAEIRAELPTRTILVTRHARPGVLRRALSAGVSGFVPKTTPAARLAEIIRDVAAGRRYVDSEIAASALTEGWCPLTERELEVLRASRGGAPVAEIAARVHLAPGTVRNYLSSAMAKLGAASRHAAAHRAWEEGWI; translated from the coding sequence ATGATCCGGCTGCTGATCGCCGACGACGAGGGCCTGCTCCGGGGCGCCCTGGCCGCGCTGCTGGAGCTGGAGGCCGACCTCACGGTGGTGGCCGAGGCTGCCACCACCACCGAGGCGGTGCGGCTCGCCGCCGAGCACCGGCCGGACATCGCCGTCCTGGACCTGGAGATGCCCCCGGCGGACGGGCTGCAGGCCGCGGCGGAGATCCGCGCGGAGCTGCCCACCCGCACCATCCTGGTCACCCGGCACGCCCGGCCGGGCGTGCTGCGCCGCGCGCTGTCCGCCGGGGTCAGCGGCTTCGTCCCCAAGACCACCCCGGCCGCCCGGCTGGCCGAGATCATCCGGGACGTCGCCGCGGGCCGGCGCTACGTGGACTCCGAGATCGCCGCGTCGGCGCTGACCGAGGGCTGGTGCCCGCTCACCGAACGGGAGCTGGAGGTGCTGCGCGCCTCCCGGGGCGGGGCGCCGGTCGCCGAGATCGCCGCCCGGGTCCACCTGGCCCCCGGCACGGTGCGCAACTACCTGTCCAGCGCGATGGCCAAACTGGGCGCCGCCTCGCGGCACGCCGCCGCGCACCGGGCCTGGGAGGAGGGCTGGATCTGA
- a CDS encoding Vgb family protein: protein MPESATPAVREVPVSDAEAGPYGIAAGPDGALWLTLVHGGRIARLGLDGAVAEYPLQPADCRPMVITAGPDGALWFTLGGADAIGRITPAGETSLFRLPEAGSAPYGITAGPDGALWFTASGTGRIGRITTGGEITEYPLPVPGAFPAVIAAGLDGALWFTLNRADAIGRMSTGGEAAVHPLPTPGAGPVGIASDGEALWFAEILAGRIGRITVDGAVEEFPLPDPECRPHAVAATAAGECWFTAWATGRVGRITAGGEVAEYDLPARDSEPHGIAVGSDGALWAVLETGAAARVAR from the coding sequence ATGCCCGAATCTGCCACCCCCGCGGTCCGCGAGGTCCCCGTCTCCGACGCGGAGGCCGGCCCCTACGGCATCGCGGCCGGCCCGGACGGCGCGCTGTGGCTGACCCTGGTGCACGGCGGCCGGATCGCCCGGCTCGGCCTCGACGGGGCGGTCGCCGAGTACCCGCTGCAGCCGGCGGACTGCCGGCCGATGGTCATCACCGCGGGCCCGGACGGCGCGCTCTGGTTCACCCTGGGCGGGGCGGACGCGATCGGCCGGATCACCCCGGCCGGGGAGACCTCCCTGTTCCGGCTGCCCGAGGCCGGGAGCGCGCCGTACGGGATCACCGCGGGCCCCGACGGCGCGCTGTGGTTCACCGCCTCCGGCACCGGCCGGATCGGCCGGATCACCACCGGCGGGGAGATCACCGAGTACCCGCTGCCGGTCCCGGGGGCCTTCCCCGCCGTGATCGCCGCGGGCCTGGACGGGGCGCTGTGGTTCACCCTCAACCGGGCCGACGCGATCGGCCGGATGAGCACCGGCGGCGAGGCGGCCGTCCACCCGCTGCCCACCCCGGGGGCCGGTCCGGTGGGCATCGCCTCCGACGGCGAGGCGCTCTGGTTCGCCGAGATCCTGGCCGGCCGGATCGGCCGGATCACGGTGGACGGCGCGGTCGAGGAGTTCCCGCTCCCCGACCCGGAGTGCAGGCCGCACGCCGTCGCCGCGACCGCCGCCGGCGAGTGCTGGTTCACCGCCTGGGCGACCGGGCGGGTCGGCCGGATCACCGCCGGCGGCGAGGTCGCCGAGTACGACCTGCCCGCGCGGGACTCCGAGCCGCACGGCATCGCGGTGGGCTCGGACGGCGCCCTGTGGGCCGTCCTGGAGACCGGCGCCGCCGCCCGGGTGGCCCGGTAG
- a CDS encoding MFS transporter has product MVQHRTAEGRAGSRPAAARPAELSRTLVAVLALACAVTVANIYLSAPLLGLVSRTFGISADRAGLVATAGQLGYSLGLLLLLPLGDTVRRRPLLILLVLGTVGGLSAAAAAPGPFAPAGAVLAAGAFTVIPQLLVPVAASLAGPEQRGRVVSALQAGVFTGAIAARVAGGALGEFAGWRAVFAAAAVGTAAVGALTIALLPRSADVPVASPGMPKPSYPALLASLPGLLREPVLRRSLLLQGTAFAVFNMVWTSLVFLLTGPGYGYTTLGASLFGVFGVLGIAAAPFAGRAIDRFGPVPVVGAGFAGITAGGALLAAAHTGWVAAAAGIAVLYAGLQAAQVGNQTAVLAARPEAAGRMNTVYMFGTFLAGAAGSGVGAALYEAGGWTAVGTAATGTALAGAALWSLFALRARR; this is encoded by the coding sequence GTGGTCCAGCACAGAACCGCCGAAGGCCGGGCCGGCTCCCGGCCGGCCGCCGCCCGTCCGGCGGAGCTCTCCCGGACGCTGGTCGCCGTGCTCGCGCTGGCCTGCGCCGTCACCGTCGCCAACATCTACCTGAGCGCTCCGCTGCTCGGACTGGTCTCCCGCACCTTCGGCATCTCCGCCGACCGTGCCGGACTGGTGGCCACGGCGGGCCAGCTCGGCTACTCGCTCGGGCTGCTGCTCCTGCTGCCGCTCGGCGACACCGTGCGCCGCAGGCCGCTGCTGATCCTGCTGGTCCTGGGCACCGTCGGCGGGCTGTCCGCGGCGGCCGCCGCGCCGGGGCCGTTCGCCCCGGCCGGAGCCGTCCTGGCGGCCGGCGCGTTCACCGTCATCCCGCAGCTGCTGGTCCCGGTCGCCGCCTCGCTGGCCGGGCCCGAGCAGCGCGGCCGGGTGGTCTCGGCGCTGCAGGCCGGGGTGTTCACCGGGGCCATCGCCGCCCGGGTGGCCGGCGGCGCCCTGGGAGAGTTCGCCGGGTGGCGGGCGGTCTTCGCCGCCGCCGCGGTGGGCACCGCCGCGGTGGGCGCACTGACCATCGCCCTGCTGCCGCGCTCCGCGGACGTCCCGGTGGCGTCGCCGGGCATGCCGAAGCCGTCCTATCCGGCGCTGCTCGCCTCGCTCCCCGGCCTGCTGCGCGAACCCGTGCTGCGCCGCTCGCTGCTGCTGCAGGGCACGGCCTTCGCGGTCTTCAACATGGTCTGGACCTCGCTGGTCTTCCTGCTCACCGGTCCGGGCTACGGCTACACCACTCTGGGCGCCTCGCTGTTCGGGGTGTTCGGGGTGCTCGGCATCGCGGCGGCCCCGTTCGCGGGCCGGGCCATCGACCGGTTCGGGCCGGTCCCGGTGGTCGGCGCCGGGTTCGCCGGGATCACCGCCGGCGGGGCGCTGCTGGCCGCCGCGCACACCGGGTGGGTCGCGGCCGCGGCGGGCATCGCGGTGCTCTACGCGGGTCTGCAGGCGGCCCAGGTGGGCAACCAGACCGCGGTGCTGGCGGCGCGCCCCGAGGCCGCGGGACGGATGAACACCGTCTACATGTTCGGCACCTTCCTCGCCGGGGCCGCGGGCTCGGGCGTCGGCGCCGCGCTGTACGAGGCCGGGGGCTGGACCGCGGTCGGCACCGCCGCCACCGGCACCGCGCTGGCCGGCGCCGCCCTGTGGTCCCTGTTCGCGCTCCGCGCCCGCCGGTGA
- a CDS encoding TetR/AcrR family transcriptional regulator gives MSERHTSDPTPALRLLWGERPEPRRGPRRGLDLDRIVAAAVELADEEGERGLSMRGVASRLGIGTASLYTYVPSRTELTALMLDAVIAESPLPEDLPGTWRERVEAWARHDWRMFRSRPWTLRLIERPLLGPSLLAWYESALRVLSENGLSPVENASVIESVDAYVQGVARLTADQEESHAGNAEPWAARHRAYIAERVDFSAHPLWTEAALSGAIAGPADHFESGLRFLLDGVEADVRRRAERRD, from the coding sequence ATGAGCGAACGGCACACCTCCGATCCGACGCCCGCACTGCGCCTGCTGTGGGGCGAGCGCCCCGAACCCCGGCGCGGTCCCAGGCGCGGCCTCGACCTGGACCGCATCGTCGCGGCCGCCGTCGAACTCGCCGACGAGGAGGGCGAGCGCGGGCTGTCCATGCGCGGGGTCGCCTCCCGGCTGGGCATCGGCACCGCATCGCTCTACACCTACGTGCCGAGCCGCACCGAGCTGACCGCGCTGATGCTGGACGCGGTCATCGCCGAGTCCCCGCTGCCGGAGGACCTCCCCGGCACCTGGCGGGAGAGGGTCGAGGCCTGGGCCCGCCACGACTGGAGGATGTTCCGCTCCCGCCCGTGGACCCTGCGCCTGATCGAGCGCCCGCTGCTCGGCCCCAGCCTGCTCGCCTGGTACGAGTCGGCGCTGCGCGTCCTGTCCGAGAACGGGCTGTCCCCGGTGGAGAACGCCTCGGTCATCGAGTCGGTGGACGCCTACGTCCAGGGCGTCGCACGGCTCACCGCGGACCAGGAGGAGAGCCACGCCGGCAACGCCGAGCCCTGGGCGGCCCGGCACCGGGCCTATATCGCCGAGCGGGTCGACTTCTCCGCCCACCCGCTGTGGACCGAGGCCGCGCTCAGCGGCGCCATCGCCGGCCCCGCCGACCACTTCGAGTCCGGCCTGCGCTTCCTCCTCGACGGAGTGGAGGCCGACGTCCGCCGGCGCGCCGAGCGGCGGGACTGA
- a CDS encoding MerR family transcriptional regulator has product MPEDRRAHREGADPEERMRIGDIARAAGVSVQQVRNYVDLGVLPPVGRTASNYRIFTRRHAEALLTARELIRGHGWQRAYGVMQAVHGGDGAAALALIDAGHAELDAERAGIARVLGMFEDLAADPEGAGRLRVPRGGARIGDVADAVGMRASALRVWEEKGLLRPGRDPATGYRVFDAAELRIAHVVALLRRGGYPLPIVAAAVAEMRTSGGAERARARLAEREEELHRRSLLRLRASAAFHAYLRDYAGVPLPD; this is encoded by the coding sequence GTGCCGGAGGACCGCCGCGCGCACCGCGAGGGTGCGGACCCGGAGGAGCGGATGCGGATCGGCGATATCGCCCGCGCCGCCGGGGTCTCGGTCCAGCAGGTGCGCAACTACGTCGACCTGGGGGTGCTGCCCCCGGTCGGGCGGACCGCGAGCAACTACCGGATCTTCACCCGCCGGCACGCCGAGGCGCTGCTCACCGCCCGCGAGCTGATCCGCGGGCACGGCTGGCAGCGCGCCTACGGCGTCATGCAGGCCGTGCACGGCGGGGACGGCGCCGCCGCGCTGGCGCTGATCGACGCCGGCCACGCCGAGCTGGACGCCGAGCGCGCCGGCATCGCCCGGGTGCTGGGGATGTTCGAGGACCTCGCCGCCGACCCGGAGGGGGCCGGCCGGCTCCGGGTGCCCCGGGGCGGGGCGCGGATCGGCGACGTGGCCGACGCGGTCGGGATGCGCGCCTCCGCGCTGCGCGTGTGGGAGGAGAAGGGGCTGCTCCGCCCGGGGCGCGACCCGGCCACCGGTTACAGGGTGTTCGACGCGGCGGAGCTGCGCATCGCGCACGTGGTGGCGCTGCTGCGCCGGGGCGGCTACCCGCTGCCGATCGTCGCCGCCGCGGTGGCCGAGATGCGGACCAGCGGCGGCGCCGAGCGGGCCCGCGCCCGGCTGGCCGAGCGGGAGGAGGAGCTGCACCGCCGCAGCCTGCTCCGGCTCCGCGCCTCCGCCGCCTTCCACGCCTACCTGCGCGACTACGCGGGCGTTCCGCTACCGGACTGA
- a CDS encoding pyridoxamine 5'-phosphate oxidase family protein, whose amino-acid sequence MSTSSESQSSRPFDVDAFLEQPLVARVATVDSAGAPTVRPVWFLWEQGSLWWITGAYSVMERHLERDPRTCAVVDTCDLERMVFLQVIMYGTARSAPFEPALARRKLRRYLGEDEEAWHPDFRSFADDARLVRFTPDRTVVKDLSKTAG is encoded by the coding sequence ATGAGCACCTCATCGGAGTCCCAGAGCTCTCGCCCCTTCGACGTCGACGCCTTCCTGGAGCAGCCCCTGGTCGCCCGGGTGGCCACCGTCGACTCCGCCGGCGCGCCCACGGTCAGGCCGGTCTGGTTCCTGTGGGAGCAGGGCTCCCTGTGGTGGATCACCGGCGCCTACTCCGTCATGGAGAGGCACCTGGAGCGCGACCCGCGGACCTGCGCGGTGGTGGACACCTGCGACCTGGAGCGCATGGTGTTCCTCCAGGTGATCATGTACGGCACGGCCCGGTCGGCCCCCTTCGAACCGGCGCTGGCCCGGCGGAAGCTCCGCCGCTACCTGGGCGAGGACGAGGAGGCCTGGCACCCGGACTTCCGGAGCTTCGCCGACGACGCCCGGCTGGTCCGCTTCACGCCCGACCGCACCGTGGTCAAGGACCTGTCCAAGACCGCGGGGTAG
- a CDS encoding TetR family transcriptional regulator, protein MGYDAAATKARILEAATREFAEHGIAGARVDRIAASASANKRAIYDYFGGKEPLFATVLSDACSRLSSEVPLEEGDDLAEYAVRVLDYHREHPEYLRLLMWEELHYTEGPIPAEEWRTERYARKAEVVAAAQRAGRVRSDVRPEVLLFMLLSLVNWAESAGQLRRVITGGMGEEEMRRSLAASAAAMLAGDGG, encoded by the coding sequence ATGGGATACGACGCCGCGGCCACCAAGGCCCGCATCCTCGAAGCCGCCACTCGGGAGTTCGCCGAGCACGGCATCGCCGGAGCCCGGGTCGACCGGATCGCGGCGTCGGCCTCGGCCAACAAGCGCGCCATCTACGACTACTTCGGCGGCAAGGAGCCGCTGTTCGCCACGGTGCTCTCCGACGCCTGCTCCCGGCTGTCCTCGGAGGTCCCCCTGGAGGAGGGCGACGACCTGGCCGAGTACGCCGTGCGCGTCCTGGACTACCACCGCGAGCACCCCGAGTACCTTCGCCTGCTGATGTGGGAGGAGCTGCACTACACGGAGGGGCCGATCCCCGCCGAGGAGTGGCGCACCGAGCGGTACGCCCGCAAGGCCGAGGTCGTCGCCGCCGCCCAGCGGGCCGGCCGCGTCCGCTCCGACGTGCGCCCCGAGGTGCTGCTGTTCATGCTGCTCTCCCTGGTGAACTGGGCCGAGAGCGCGGGCCAGCTGCGCCGCGTCATCACCGGCGGCATGGGCGAGGAGGAGATGCGCCGGTCGCTGGCGGCCTCCGCCGCGGCGATGCTCGCCGGCGACGGAGGCTGA
- a CDS encoding ribonuclease Z yields MSVRELVVLGTSSAVPTKRRNHNGYFLRWDGSGLLFDPGEGTQRQMRFAGLAAADITRICVTHFHGDHCLGLPGVVQRISRDRVQHTVRAVYPEQGAEYWQRLRHATSFVASRPVVGQPVGGEGCCPLGDDGLHLTALPLDHSIPAYGYRVQEPDGWRMVPERLAAAGIAGPDIGRLQREGGLRTPSGRTVALADCAEPRPGQAMAFVMDTGLCDNAFRLADGADLLVIESTYLDADASLARSYRHLTAGQAGRIAAESGVRRLVLTHISERYDADQDPHFIEQAAAHFSGDIVLAQDLARIKVPKRRP; encoded by the coding sequence ATGTCGGTTCGCGAACTCGTCGTCCTCGGTACCTCCAGCGCCGTGCCCACCAAGCGGCGCAACCACAACGGCTACTTCCTGCGCTGGGACGGCAGCGGCCTGCTCTTCGACCCGGGGGAGGGCACCCAGCGGCAGATGCGGTTCGCCGGGCTCGCCGCCGCCGACATCACCCGGATCTGCGTGACGCACTTCCACGGCGACCACTGCCTCGGCCTGCCGGGGGTGGTGCAGCGCATCTCCCGCGACCGGGTGCAGCACACCGTGCGGGCGGTCTACCCGGAGCAGGGCGCCGAGTACTGGCAGCGGCTGCGGCACGCGACCTCCTTCGTCGCCTCCCGCCCGGTGGTCGGCCAGCCGGTCGGCGGGGAGGGCTGCTGCCCGCTCGGCGACGACGGGCTGCACCTCACCGCGCTGCCGCTGGACCACAGCATCCCCGCCTACGGGTACCGGGTCCAGGAGCCGGACGGGTGGCGGATGGTGCCCGAGCGGCTGGCCGCCGCCGGGATCGCCGGCCCCGACATCGGCCGGCTGCAGCGCGAGGGCGGGCTGCGCACCCCCTCCGGCCGCACGGTCGCGCTGGCCGACTGCGCCGAGCCGCGCCCCGGCCAGGCGATGGCCTTCGTCATGGACACCGGGCTGTGCGACAACGCCTTCCGCCTCGCCGACGGCGCCGACCTGCTCGTCATCGAGTCCACCTACCTGGACGCCGACGCCTCCCTGGCCCGGTCCTACCGGCACCTCACCGCGGGCCAGGCCGGCCGGATCGCGGCCGAGTCCGGCGTCCGCCGCCTCGTGCTCACCCACATCTCCGAGCGCTACGACGCCGACCAGGACCCGCACTTCATCGAGCAGGCCGCCGCGCACTTCTCCGGCGACATCGTCCTCGCCCAGGACCTGGCCCGGATCAAGGTCCCCAAGCGCCGCCCCTGA
- a CDS encoding DUF418 domain-containing protein, whose amino-acid sequence MAAEENRRRPPGRGPMRGPVRSDERSLAPDLARGAMLLLIVASNTVFYLWAARVGPTGWHPVDGGPLDTAVQFAMITGLDLRVFPLFAFMFGYGMMRLYQRQTEAGTEPRTALALLRRRGLWLLLFGFAHAALLMAGDIVGLYGILCAVLGTLFIRRGDRTLLIAAGTGLALLAGLTALTYLDAAAQAAAGTVPEGPTSAELYASPETDLLAAALTRVETWAFSVTLSGALFSFSFHAAILLGFWAARRGVLDRPGDHLPLLRRTAVAGIAIGWAGGLPAALFHVGALDLPAAYAAETGPVFMLQVITGLPGGLGYAAAITLAAHAMPARVRGSLPVALTTAVGKRSLSCYLAHSVLFSPVLAAWGLGLGAHLGSFTVLLYAIGVWLVTAVGAYLLERAGRRGPAEAALRRLVYGGKASNGRTAPVG is encoded by the coding sequence ATGGCAGCGGAAGAGAACAGACGGCGGCCGCCCGGCCGGGGACCGATGCGCGGGCCGGTCCGCTCGGATGAGCGCTCCCTCGCCCCCGACCTCGCCCGCGGCGCGATGCTGCTGCTGATCGTCGCCTCCAACACCGTCTTCTACCTGTGGGCCGCCCGGGTCGGGCCGACCGGCTGGCACCCCGTCGACGGCGGACCGCTCGACACCGCCGTGCAGTTCGCCATGATCACCGGCCTGGACCTGCGGGTCTTCCCGCTGTTCGCGTTCATGTTCGGCTACGGCATGATGCGGCTCTACCAGCGCCAGACCGAGGCCGGCACCGAACCCCGCACGGCCCTCGCCCTGCTGCGCCGGCGCGGCCTGTGGCTGCTGCTCTTCGGCTTCGCCCACGCCGCGCTGCTGATGGCCGGCGACATCGTCGGCCTGTACGGAATCCTCTGCGCGGTGCTGGGCACCCTGTTCATCCGGCGCGGCGACCGCACCCTGCTCATCGCGGCCGGCACCGGACTCGCCCTGCTGGCCGGACTCACCGCGCTCACCTACCTGGACGCCGCCGCGCAGGCGGCGGCCGGAACGGTCCCCGAGGGGCCGACCTCGGCGGAGCTCTACGCCTCACCGGAGACCGACCTGCTCGCCGCCGCGCTGACCCGGGTGGAGACCTGGGCCTTCTCCGTCACCCTCAGCGGCGCGCTGTTCTCCTTCTCCTTCCACGCCGCGATCCTGCTCGGCTTCTGGGCCGCCCGCCGCGGAGTCCTGGACCGCCCCGGCGACCACCTGCCGCTGCTCCGCCGCACCGCCGTCGCCGGCATCGCGATCGGCTGGGCCGGCGGACTTCCCGCGGCCCTCTTCCACGTCGGAGCCCTGGACCTGCCGGCGGCCTACGCGGCCGAGACCGGCCCGGTCTTCATGCTGCAGGTGATCACCGGGCTGCCCGGCGGCCTCGGCTACGCCGCCGCGATCACCCTGGCCGCGCACGCCATGCCGGCACGGGTCCGCGGCAGCCTCCCGGTCGCGCTGACCACCGCGGTGGGCAAGCGGTCGCTCTCCTGCTACCTGGCCCACTCGGTGCTGTTCTCCCCGGTGCTGGCCGCCTGGGGGCTGGGGCTCGGCGCCCACCTGGGCAGCTTCACCGTGCTGCTGTACGCGATCGGCGTGTGGCTGGTCACCGCGGTCGGCGCCTACCTGCTGGAACGCGCCGGACGCCGCGGCCCCGCCGAGGCCGCGCTGCGCCGCCTCGTCTACGGCGGCAAGGCGTCGAACGGCAGAACGGCGCCGGTCGGGTAG
- a CDS encoding ABC transporter ATP-binding protein, whose product MTVLSIDDVHIGYGRGARRVHAVRGVTFEVAEGRACGVVGESGSGKSSLARAVAGLTRVDAGRITVHGGPPVPRPGPGGVRMVFQDPIRSLNPRRRLLDIVAEPLRIAGTPAAAAREAAGAMMRDVGMDPGDFGPRRPADISGGQAQRIAIARALVAEPSVLVADEPVSGLDISVQAGIVNLLHALTSERATALVFISHDLSVVQTLCDHVVVLHDGRIEEQGEVADVFGRPGTDYTRELVAAAPDF is encoded by the coding sequence ATGACGGTCCTGTCCATCGACGACGTGCACATCGGCTACGGCCGCGGGGCGCGCCGGGTGCACGCCGTGCGCGGCGTCACCTTCGAGGTCGCCGAGGGGAGGGCGTGCGGCGTCGTCGGCGAGTCCGGGTCCGGCAAGAGCTCGCTGGCCCGGGCCGTGGCGGGCCTGACCCGGGTCGACGCCGGCCGGATCACCGTGCACGGCGGACCGCCGGTCCCCCGGCCCGGCCCCGGCGGGGTGCGGATGGTCTTCCAGGACCCGATCCGCTCCCTCAACCCCCGCCGGCGCCTCCTGGACATCGTGGCCGAGCCGCTGCGGATCGCCGGGACGCCGGCCGCCGCGGCGCGCGAGGCCGCCGGCGCGATGATGCGCGACGTCGGCATGGACCCCGGCGACTTCGGGCCCCGCCGGCCCGCCGACATCAGCGGCGGGCAGGCGCAGCGGATCGCCATCGCCCGCGCCCTGGTCGCCGAGCCCTCGGTCCTCGTCGCCGACGAACCGGTCTCCGGGCTCGACATCTCGGTGCAGGCCGGCATCGTCAACCTGCTGCACGCCCTGACCTCGGAGCGCGCGACCGCGCTCGTCTTCATCTCGCACGATCTGAGCGTGGTGCAGACGCTCTGCGACCACGTCGTGGTGCTGCACGACGGCCGCATCGAGGAGCAGGGCGAGGTCGCCGACGTGTTCGGGCGCCCCGGCACCGACTACACCCGGGAACTGGTCGCCGCCGCCCCGGACTTCTGA